Genomic window (Pyrus communis chromosome 13, drPyrComm1.1, whole genome shotgun sequence):
AAATCCAATGATCGAACTGTCCTATTCTATAAGTTTTGGTCTCCAGAAATACGTATCCAAAAAAACCGCAAACAAGATGTACTTAATGAGATAAATCTGATCTCTTTGTTGCTCAGATTGGATTGAAAATGAGGGTTTCTGATACACTATACTTTGGTGGCTTCTGTCAACCAGAAGGGTTTTAATCAAGTTTGCACGATGCATGCTGATTGTTGTATTGGTCTCGAAAACAAAGTCAACGATCATAAAATTTTGCTGCAAGTTTGGAGAAAATACATGTCATCGCCTCATAACCTAAATGGTACAGCACATGCTCCGTGGACCGTTCCAGACAATCTCGTATATTTTATTGATCACTTATGActcttttatttcatttttaagcATGCAACATTTTGTTTCGTTCCTCTTTAATTAACGGAATTTAATGATTCTTATTCAAATGTGTAACTTAAATTGCGCTGAAAATATTAGTGCTCAAGATCCTAACATTGTAAAAATAGCATGTGTAGGGATGGTTTTGGGCATCCTTTCCTCAAAATTTGGTTCTTAGGACAAGTTGGACCGATGCATATGTCATACAAAACCGGACTGGCTGCATCTGATCCGTTGGGTTTGTGATGGGCCGCCTGGGTTGTATTTTGTTTGGGCCTGACCTAGTGCGACTTTAAAAATAAAGGCTATACTATATTTACAGGAGGAGAAGGCGGTGGTGGAATTTTTGATTGGGGATTGCGTTCCGGAGagttttgagagagaaagagttggGGAAAACAGAATCCAAATCAAAATTTACAAGGGTTAGGGGGAATATGTCGGATCCATTCGAGAGAGCGAAAGGAGGCAGATTGACCTTCAAAGACGGAACTCTCGCCACTCGCAGCAAAGCCAtcgacaagaagaagaagaaaaagaagaaacagcAGCTTCAGGAGCAGCATATGAACCCTAACGACGATCCCCAAGTGGTGGCTGAGGACGGAAGCGccgaagcagcagcagcagtagtAGAAGGAACTGGAGGAGGAACAGAGACGTACACCATCGACGCAGCGAAGCGGATGAAGTATGAGCAGCTGTTCCCGGTTGAGGCCAAGAAGTTCGGCTACGATCCTAAATCCGTTGAACGGAAGTCCGTCGAGGACGTTCTTGACGACCGCGTCAAGAAGAAAGCCGACCGCTACTGTAAATAACTATCAGTTCTATTTTACACCTGTCcgattcctcttccttgttcttcttcaatctTTCAGGTCCGtccccttcttctttttctctgtaCAAGTTAATCGTAATGTGTTTCTTTGTTGTTCTTAATTTGTTGGGTGTCACTTGAATTATTGTAACACTAAATCGTAATGTGCATCCGTTTTGTTCCGAAGTTGTTGTGTGTCACTTCAATtactttgaatttgaattgaataatcacTTTCTTATCATGATATTAGTTGTCACGATACTAGTTATTACGATTACGATTGTGTACACTGAAACAAACTATTCCGATTGCATCATGGAGTTTCTACAGAGCCCCCTTCTGAGTTGTGCAGATTTGGCACTTGAATAAATAACCATTTTTCTGTTTGGTGTTCATGACTTGAATACCATGTCTGGTATCTTTTTTGTATAATAGAGTTGCCATGATATGAATGTGTGTTCACAGTTACGAACACATTGTGAGGCCTATAATTTTGTCATTTCCTCCGTCTATTTTTTTCTGCTCAGAGGTCTCATCTATTGACCCTTTTGCTTTGTTGTTACGGCTTTAGAATCATTATCAATCACGCCCCACCACAactcttttctattttctaCACACAGTATGATATAAAAGTTTAGCATCTAGTATGAGCAGAACCTGATTAAGAGTTAAGAGTTGCACTGCTAGGCTTGTCGTAAAGGTCTATATGTTACCTGACCTGTTTTAGGAGTTATCCTACATCATGATCATCTTGCATCCTATTCATTCGATCAAATGCTATGCAGCTTACTAGCCAGGTGAAGTGGCCTGATTTTCGTTGTACTGCTTTATGGTGCATTGTTTGCTTTTGTTCGTGTTGCAAGTTTTTGTGTGGCTCGAACCCTCTCTTTGTTGCCTTCCGGATGAGTGTGGCATGGCATGCGTGAGCACGTATAAATTGTTTCCTTACAGTATAATATGCTAAGCGGCAAATTTTTTCTGTCATTGTTATCAGCCACTCAACATATTTTGTTTAATTCATGGCAGGAATGGCACGGTGGAGTTGTTGCGTTTGCACGAGCCTTTGATTAGAGACTGTCATTGATTAAACTCACCTTGTTCTGTATACTGAAGTTTTAATTCATATATTGCTGTATGCTTATTGTACCCTTTAGTATGTTTTAGGGCCCTAAGTTTTATTAGCGGGATAAGCTTCATCCAGTATGTAAAACAGGAACCGAGCATTTGTGCTCTATTTTATGTATCCGTATCTGATCGcgtgtttttacttttcactgTCATAATTTACATTCAAATAAACAGTTGAACATTAACAATGAGCCATTCGTGGCAGATCTTGGGCATCTGGACATGTAAATATGTCTCGTGTATGAGATAATGTTGCGCTCCAGTGTTGACATTACAATATTTagggaacaaaaaaattataagtatgCGACCAACTAGCTTCGAATTATTGTTGTGGCTAGATGATTCAGTTCCTCGTTTCTGCTAcatttgctgctgctgctttttTCCTGTAGCAGAAGAGTTAGGCCGATGTAGATTCCGGAGACCGAAGGCTGCAAGCTAACTTTCGATGACCACTGACACCAAACATGCCTTTTCCATtgttagaaaagaaaagggaaattaGTCCCGCTCCACCATGCATTGCAACAATCCAACAGCCAACAGGAAGACGAACAGTTGCTTTGGTTTAGATAAAGTGACGAACCGTCCCGAGGATTTACGAGTCTGATCAAGCCGTCAACCGGCTGTGTGGTATCGAATCTCGATACGTGTGCCACTTCTTGTATCTCTGGAACCCTGGAAGAACAGGTCTAAGTCGAGCAGCAGTTGTGCAGTTGGAACAGCAGCATCCTCTTAAATCCTTCACACAGTTCATACAGCATCTGAAATAGAAATCCTTACATAATTCAGATGGTAAAATGATACTTAGGCAGTGACGCTTCAAGTTgtaggagggagggagggatgGATGGAGAGGGAATAGGTAACAAAAGGAACTTACAGATACAGCAGATTGCAGTCGAGATTTGCACAGTTTCTATGCCTTAACTCACAGACTTGTGAACTACATATATAGCATCTAGCGAACGTATTATTCTCTGAATCTTCATGCGTGCTTGCTTTAGTCGTGGTTTCAGGATTGTAGGCAGGCGGTGGGAGAGAGAGACGAGAGTCAAATACGAACAAATTACCAATCCACTGGACAGGACCTTCATTCTCCAGATAATGAGAAACACCTCCCTTTAATGTGTATAGACTTTGAAAGCCCTGTTCTCTGGCAGATGAAATTAAATTACAACTTAATGACCAAAATAAGAAGGGCGAGAGAAGAAAGATAAAGAATTGCTTCCAACATCACAACACAATCCGTTCCATCACAGATTTTCCCATTAATAATGCAATACAATCATCAATATACATCGCAACAGATGGAGGGTTACCTTAGGATTGTGGAATATACATCACAACGGATACCTCCAGTGCAATACATCAATATATCTGTCTTTTCTTTGTCAACATTTTCTAATGGATCTGCGGCAATGACCTGAATGACAGAGACAGAAAGTAGTATGTTCACATCCGTCACTGAAAATGAAGTTTCTACTGCCTTCAGAACATATTATTGCCTAAATTCTCGTATCTCAAAAAGTATAGGCTGCGACCTTCACTATATAATACCACAGAAGTGCGGCTTGACCACAATCTAAGGGAACCTCCTAATTGCTAATGTGCCTGATCTTAATCTCCATAGCTAGGAAAAAACCTTCACAGCAGAACTTCATTTCAAACCATTACACATCAATATCCTTACGGCTATGGGACTTCTTCACAGCTTTTTTGTTTTGCCCAAACAACACTAGTTCATGTTAACATGTCATTGAACTAAAAGTCACGTACCTCTGGTTGCGATAACCCAAACGAAGTGCTCCTAAAGCAGTCCACATCAGGTCGCCGAGCCCCTTCAAAATGACCAACATCCCACTCATAACCTGATTACAAGCAGTGACAAAATCTTCAAACTTCTGTGGCTGAAATTATGAACACGATTAATATGACTGATGTAGAGGCTACAGAAATAACAATAACTGCATGCACAATTGTACATTAGAAACATGACCAAGGGCAACATGTCAAacacaaaagaagaaacaacACTGTTAAACATATCTAGCTATCAAAACCGTTCAATGTACAGTATGAGCAAATCTGTATGATACACTCAAATTATCAAACCATCAATACACAATTGAAGGGAATCGCCAGATTAACGATAAGAggaaaaatcatttgaaattaTAAGGCTGGGAAGTAAAATACCATTTCTCACATCCAATAAAATCTGGTTTCTTTTAAGATTGTCATTTGATGCATCACTAGTTGTATTCAATGATTCCAATCTCTTTCTCCATTCAGATGGCGATAGAGGCGTTGCTCGCATTGAAGGGTCCAGCAAAGGAAGATGGGAAATGCCCCCTTCTAACTGCAAGCGGGGGAGATATGTGTTATGACATTAGCTACAAGgagtagaagaaaaagaagaagttggctTTTGGGGCTTGCCTGAACCAGTGAGGGCTTATACCGCAACTTGAGTTTTGGAAAGGCGTGCCCATTTGTTGCTGCAGAAATCTGCACTAGGATGCCAGAAAATCTCTCGTCCCCCCTTAACCATTCAACATATGCAAGTGCATCTCTCAACGGCCCACTGTACTGTACATACGCACAACACAGGATATCAAACACACTTCTTATTGTTTTGTCTTGCAGTAATATGTATGGTTCATGAATTCAGTTCAGTTATACATACAATCCGGCTATGGACCGAACGTCGTCCACAGAGGATTTCTGGTCGTACACATTACAAAAGAAGCAATATGCTATAAAAAGAGAGGTTATAACATTATATAAGCATTCATTCGTTCATTCCATTGATTTCATAAACacacattaaaaaaagaaagcaaTAAGTACCTGTGCATTTATCCCTTGTTCATTCAGATATATCCGTCCTCGTATGTCGAGGTCCTCTACGAAAGAGAGATGCTTGGCCACCTCCGCCTCTGCGTCTTTGATCATCACGAAATGGTAGAAATTCACCACCACCCATTCGTTATCCTCTCCTCCGCTTTCGTAGCTGCACTTGCATTGCAAGCCAATGCCCGCACGACGTCCTCCTTTCCATTTGCTTCTCTCTGGTAACCAAAGGCATTGTCTTCGCCTCTGTCTTTGCCTCTGCTGGTTATGCTCGTCGTGAATTGAGAAGGAAAAGCGAGCTGTTTGGGAGGAGGAGCAGACTGGGAATTCAAACGaatctttctttcttctgcCCACCAAAGCAATTTGAGTAATTGTGAAGCTCACCGCACCGGATATAaccgccggcgccggaaaactccctctcatcttttctctctcctcttatcTGTTCAGTCTGTGAGTAGTGAGTGAGTACTGTGCTGTGTTGATGGGTGGAGAGACCGGAGACTCAGTGACAGTGTGTTCCATTTGACACGGCGTCGTGTTACGGTTGGTTTTATTTGTCCAGCCCAAAGACTAGAGGCCCAGTTCAGACAAGTCAAAGCCCAATATAGACGGCGTCGTATTGGCTTAAAATGTCCgagaaaatataaataagaaTACGGTTTAACTTGACTCCGACAAATTCTAAAAATTAGGTGGATAGATTGGTCGTCTAAATTTGTTCAGTTCGAGCGCAATCGGGAAAACAAAGCAataaaaaaccctaaccctagcgGGGTTGCAATCAGATCGTCCGGTTGCGGGAATTAGAGGATGGGAGCAAGTCGGAAGCTCCAGGGCGAGATCGACCGCGTTCTCAAGAAGGTCCAGGAAGGCGTCGATGTCTTCGATAGCATTTGGAACAAGGTTTGTAGCTTCTTCTACCTTCCTCGTTTGCTTGCTTACAGAAACGCAAATTCCAACTGATAAAACGACTGATGCGTGTTTCTGTGCAATGCGGTTAGGTTTACGATACGGACAATGCGAACCAGAAGGAGAAGTTTGAGGCGGACCTGAAGAAGGAGATTAAGAAGCTACAGAGGTACAGGGACCAAATCAAGACTTGGATTCAGTCCAGTGAAATCAAGGATAAAAAGGTCtttctctttttacttctcccaACTGTTTTCCATTTGCAAATTATAAGTTTTTCTACCTTGGTTTGTACTCGATGGTTTTGGACATGAcaattaattcattttttgaTGCATGTTGACGTAGGTGAGTGCCTCTTATGAGCAGGCTCTGGTGGATGCTCGCAAACTCATTGAGCGCGAAATGGAAAGGTTTAAGATTTGTGAAAAGGAGACTAAAACAAAAGCATTTTCTAAAGAAGGATTGGGCCAACAACCTAAAACCGTAACTACTAATCCTTCCCGTTTCATTTTATTTGCACCTCGTTTTTAATCATTCaggaattttgttttttggtaatGCTGTTGTGGCAATGCTTATTTCTCCACCTTGAACACAGATTTAGCTCTTTTATCCTTATGATAATCCATTTAGTAGCGAATCAACTTACCAACTGTGTTATTCCTTTTTATGATAGGATCCGAGGGAGAAGGCCAAATCAGAGACAAGGGATTGGATAAACAACTTGGTATGTGAAACAAAAGATTTTTCTTGAAGTCTGTTGTTACCTACTTCTGCTGCCTTAGAAGCCTGTGAGGCTTGACTATATAAAACAGTATGGTTTAAGATGTCTGCTGCGTTTGTAATTTAAATTATGTCTGCATCATATTTCATTCATTGCATGATCCATGTTTTATTTGTGTATAAGTTTTGGCTTGTGTGTTCTCGTGTCtgatatatatttaattatacgTATAGTGCCAGTGGATGGTTGTGAAAGGTGGAGTTCTTTAATTGATTGATGGCTGTCATTGGTGCTTGGTGCCACTGATTGTCTTTTTTGAAGTTTTATAcgtttgtggtttttttttttgttcagttATCCTTTAGATTGCAAATGTTTGTTATGTCATTATAACTTGTCAATAATGGTTGTTCAATCATATCTGATGAGATTGGTTTTACGATTTATGTATTTGAAACTATCCATTATCATTTGGTGAGTATTTTTGGTGTTTCATTGTGTTGAGAAGGTTGGGGAGTTGGAATCGCAGATTGACAGCTTTGAAGCTGAGATTGAAGGGCTAACTTTCAAGAAAGGGAAGGGCAGGCCACCCAGACTGGTAGGAGAAAAAACCTGCATTCTTAGGAAACTTGTGGTTTCTGCATTCTTTGacaatttatttatgtttattttgtcTCGCAGACCCATCTAGAGACTTCAATTACTCGGCATAAGGCACATATAATGAAGTTAGAACTTATCTTGAGGCTATTGGATAATGACGAGCTAAGTCCTGAGCAGGTCAATGATGTTAAAGACTTTTTGGAAGACTATGTGGAACGCAATCAGGTTTATTGTGCTTTGaaatttatctttgttttttcaGCATCAATAAATCAGCATATAGAACACTCTCAATCGAGGTCATGAGTGCTTTTCGATTACCTATATcagacttttttattttgttttgttatttttcaggaggattttgatgaatttagtgaAGTTGATGAGCTTTACAACACCTTACCATTGGACAAGGTGGAGTCCCTTGAAGATCTGGCCATTATTCCTCCTGGTCTTATCAAGgtacttttttgttttgctgaATGCAAATTTCTATTCAAGGTTCTTATATTCAGTCGGAGgtgtaatttatttaatttttcattacaTTAGAAACATATCTTGTCAGTTGAGATAGACATGTGAAAAAAAGAAATGATTAAAAAGTCTTTTTAAACCAGAGTCCCTTTTTTACGAAGTAAATATTTGCTTATGCGTTTGTTAATTCTTTATTGACTATATAATTGCAAGATACTAGTTAGTATGCTTTTAAATCTGAACTTAACTGGCCATTCTATACAAGTTATCCTGCTACCATAGGAGGaatggatgaaaaattggaAAGTAGATGGATGTTGTGGCCTTCCTTATACCGCATCTCATTCAACATTATATTTATATGCCAGGTCTCATCTCTGTTAACTGAGTTCTTAGTTAGGACATGTGGTTGACTCATCTAAACCTATTCCTAATTGTTTCTTTAAGTTTACAAATCAATTGTTTGCTTATCAATTTTGGTACTTTTGTTATATGGATTCCATTACCTTTCATGGCATCAGGTATCATATATATTGTAGTATTTTAATGACCACGTCAAAACCcagtttgattttttatttttgagggGCAGGGTGCACCGATGCTTTGCTTGAAGACTTCTTTGGCACCACTCGCATCTCCAATGCCTGTATGTCCTCAAAATCTTGAGTCAATGGTACTTGAATGAGTAGGTTGTTGTATAGTTGAAGCCGTGAAATTGAAGTTTGCATCTTCAGTTTTTGATATAAACAATTGCATCCATAATTGGTGTGATGCTGCAGAATGCTGTTAAGATGTGTTTGTGGTAGACGTTTTCTGATATATAACATATCTATGGGTCaatcatttttatctttttagtaGATTTTAAATCTAAATTGGTAAGCAATTGAACGAACCTTTGGTTTAAAGGAAGTTTAAATTGAATAAGAAAGTCTTTCCCCCCTCAGTTTTCTCTCTTAGAATATTTTAGAACTTGGAGATATGTTGATGACCTCTGCTTCCTTTCTGTAAGATGCTGTCTGATGTTGCTGTACTAAAGGTTAATCTTTCTTTTCCAGCCCGCTGTTACTTCTACTAATCAGCTGAGTGTTTCTGTACAAGAGCCAGTTGAAGATACAGTTTCCCAGGACAGTAATGCTGATAACATTCCTAGAACTCCACCTCCTAAAAGTGGTGCGCTTTCTTCGTCTCCTGCATCAACGCCAACTGGGAGTCATGCAACTCCTGTCTCTGCAAGTGTTTCAACTCATAATCTGCCCAGTGTGCCAAGTGTTTTGGCCATTCCAGGTTCGAATGCTGTTCGGGGTGTCACAGAGAATGCAGGGGCTGCTAATTCTTCATCTCCTGTAAGCTTGTCTGCTTCTGTGAAGGAAGAAGAATTAGCAAGCTTCCCTGGCCGTAGACCATCACCATCTCTTTCTGATGCTGGACTTGTAAGGGGCATCAGTCGAGGTGGCTTCTCTGCACCAATTCCATCTAGTATCCCTGTTAGCTCTAGCAATGTGGCTCCTAGTAATAGTGCCCTTGGTGCAGTTCCTTCAGTTTCTGATGTGACCAAGAGAAATATATTGGGAGCTGATGAGAGAATTGGGAGTAGTGGTGTGGTGCAGCCTCTTGTTTCCCCCATAACTAACAGACTGATCTTGCCTCAAGCTGCCAAGGCTAGTGATGGAAGTGCTCCAGTTGATTCTAGTAATGCTAGTGAGGCTGGTATACCTGGCAGAGCATTTTCTCCGTCTATGGTCTCTGGCATGCAGTGGAGGCCTGGAAGTTCCttccaaaaccaaaatgaagcaGTATGTAAATTTTTACTAATAAGGATTTCTTcgatctttctctctctatctc
Coding sequences:
- the LOC137712785 gene encoding uncharacterized protein, which produces MSDPFERAKGGRLTFKDGTLATRSKAIDKKKKKKKKQQLQEQHMNPNDDPQVVAEDGSAEAAAAVVEGTGGGTETYTIDAAKRMKYEQLFPVEAKKFGYDPKSVERKSVEDVLDDRVKKKADRYCK
- the LOC137712786 gene encoding rhodanese-like domain-containing protein 8, chloroplastic, with amino-acid sequence MRGSFPAPAVISGAVSFTITQIALVGRRKKDSFEFPVCSSSQTARFSFSIHDEHNQQRQRQRRRQCLWLPERSKWKGGRRAGIGLQCKCSYESGGEDNEWVVVNFYHFVMIKDAEAEVAKHLSFVEDLDIRGRIYLNEQGINAQYSGPLRDALAYVEWLRGDERFSGILVQISAATNGHAFPKLKLRYKPSLVQLEGGISHLPLLDPSMRATPLSPSEWRKRLESLNTTSDASNDNLKRNQILLDVRNGYEWDVGHFEGARRPDVDCFRSTSFGLSQPEVIAADPLENVDKEKTDILMYCTGGIRCDVYSTILREQGFQSLYTLKGGVSHYLENEGPVQWIGNLFVFDSRLSLPPPAYNPETTTKASTHEDSENNTFARCYICSSQVCELRHRNCANLDCNLLYLCCMNCVKDLRGCCCSNCTTAARLRPVLPGFQRYKKWHTYRDSIPHSRLTA
- the LOC137712564 gene encoding uncharacterized protein isoform X4; the encoded protein is MGASRKLQGEIDRVLKKVQEGVDVFDSIWNKVYDTDNANQKEKFEADLKKEIKKLQRYRDQIKTWIQSSEIKDKKVSASYEQALVDARKLIEREMERFKICEKETKTKAFSKEGLGQQPKTDPREKAKSETRDWINNLVGELESQIDSFEAEIEGLTFKKGKGRPPRLTHLETSITRHKAHIMKLELILRLLDNDELSPEQVNDVKDFLEDYVERNQEDFDEFSEVDELYNTLPLDKVESLEDLAIIPPGLIKGAPMLCLKTSLAPLASPMPVCPQNLESMPAVTSTNQLSVSVQEPVEDTVSQDSNADNIPRTPPPKSGALSSSPASTPTGSHATPVSASVSTHNLPSVPSVLAIPVPSVSDVTKRNILGADERIGSSGVVQPLVSPITNRLILPQAAKASDGSAPVDSSNASEAGIPGRAFSPSMVSGMQWRPGSSFQNQNEAGMFRGRTEIAPDQREKFLQRLQQVQQQGHSTMLGMPPLAGGNHKQFSAQQNPLLQQFNSQNSSVSSQAGPGLGVQPPVLGTVAPTTLQQQLNSIHQQSNQQPLMSSGQKEDASHPKVEDQQQQNIPDDSTADSTPNSGLVKNLMNEDDLSASYTIDSLAGVSGTSTEPAQVPRDIDLSPGQPLQSNQPSASLGVIGRRSVSDLGAIGDNLSGSTANSGGMHDQLYNLQMLDAAYYKLPQPKDSERARSYSPRHPAITPLSYPQAQAPIVNNPAFWERLGLEPYGTDTLFFAFYYQQNTYQQYLAAKELKKQSWRYHRKYNTWFQRHEEPKVATDEYEQGTYVYFDFHIANDDLQHGWCQRIKTEFTFEYNYLEDELIV
- the LOC137712564 gene encoding uncharacterized protein isoform X1 produces the protein MGASRKLQGEIDRVLKKVQEGVDVFDSIWNKVYDTDNANQKEKFEADLKKEIKKLQRYRDQIKTWIQSSEIKDKKVSASYEQALVDARKLIEREMERFKICEKETKTKAFSKEGLGQQPKTDPREKAKSETRDWINNLVGELESQIDSFEAEIEGLTFKKGKGRPPRLTHLETSITRHKAHIMKLELILRLLDNDELSPEQVNDVKDFLEDYVERNQEDFDEFSEVDELYNTLPLDKVESLEDLAIIPPGLIKGAPMLCLKTSLAPLASPMPVCPQNLESMPAVTSTNQLSVSVQEPVEDTVSQDSNADNIPRTPPPKSGALSSSPASTPTGSHATPVSASVSTHNLPSVPSVLAIPGSNAVRGVTENAGAANSSSPVSLSASVKEEELASFPGRRPSPSLSDAGLVRGISRGGFSAPIPSSIPVSSSNVAPSNSALGAVPSVSDVTKRNILGADERIGSSGVVQPLVSPITNRLILPQAAKASDGSAPVDSSNASEAGIPGRAFSPSMVSGMQWRPGSSFQNQNEAGMFRGRTEIAPDQREKFLQRLQQVQQQGHSTMLGMPPLAGGNHKQFSAQQNPLLQQFNSQNSSVSSQAGPGLGVQPPVLGTVAPTTLQQQLNSIHQQSNQQPLMSSGQKEDASHPKVEDQQQQNIPDDSTADSTPNSGLVKNLMNEDDLSASYTIDSLAGVSGTSTEPAQVPRDIDLSPGQPLQSNQPSASLGVIGRRSVSDLGAIGDNLSGSTANSGGMHDQLYNLQMLDAAYYKLPQPKDSERARSYSPRHPAITPLSYPQAQAPIVNNPAFWERLGLEPYGTDTLFFAFYYQQNTYQQYLAAKELKKQSWRYHRKYNTWFQRHEEPKVATDEYEQGTYVYFDFHIANDDLQHGWCQRIKTEFTFEYNYLEDELIV
- the LOC137712564 gene encoding uncharacterized protein isoform X2, encoding MGASRKLQGEIDRVLKKVQEGVDVFDSIWNKVYDTDNANQKEKFEADLKKEIKKLQRYRDQIKTWIQSSEIKDKKVSASYEQALVDARKLIEREMERFKICEKETKTKAFSKEGLGQQPKTDPREKAKSETRDWINNLVGELESQIDSFEAEIEGLTFKKGKGRPPRLTHLETSITRHKAHIMKLELILRLLDNDELSPEQVNDVKDFLEDYVERNQEDFDEFSEVDELYNTLPLDKVESLEDLAIIPPGLIKGAPMLCLKTSLAPLASPMPPAVTSTNQLSVSVQEPVEDTVSQDSNADNIPRTPPPKSGALSSSPASTPTGSHATPVSASVSTHNLPSVPSVLAIPGSNAVRGVTENAGAANSSSPVSLSASVKEEELASFPGRRPSPSLSDAGLVRGISRGGFSAPIPSSIPVSSSNVAPSNSALGAVPSVSDVTKRNILGADERIGSSGVVQPLVSPITNRLILPQAAKASDGSAPVDSSNASEAGIPGRAFSPSMVSGMQWRPGSSFQNQNEAGMFRGRTEIAPDQREKFLQRLQQVQQQGHSTMLGMPPLAGGNHKQFSAQQNPLLQQFNSQNSSVSSQAGPGLGVQPPVLGTVAPTTLQQQLNSIHQQSNQQPLMSSGQKEDASHPKVEDQQQQNIPDDSTADSTPNSGLVKNLMNEDDLSASYTIDSLAGVSGTSTEPAQVPRDIDLSPGQPLQSNQPSASLGVIGRRSVSDLGAIGDNLSGSTANSGGMHDQLYNLQMLDAAYYKLPQPKDSERARSYSPRHPAITPLSYPQAQAPIVNNPAFWERLGLEPYGTDTLFFAFYYQQNTYQQYLAAKELKKQSWRYHRKYNTWFQRHEEPKVATDEYEQGTYVYFDFHIANDDLQHGWCQRIKTEFTFEYNYLEDELIV
- the LOC137712564 gene encoding uncharacterized protein isoform X3: MGASRKLQGEIDRVLKKVQEGVDVFDSIWNKVYDTDNANQKEKFEADLKKEIKKLQRYRDQIKTWIQSSEIKDKKVSASYEQALVDARKLIEREMERFKICEKETKTKAFSKEGLGQQPKTDPREKAKSETRDWINNLVGELESQIDSFEAEIEGLTFKKGKGRPPRLTHLETSITRHKAHIMKLELILRLLDNDELSPEQVNDVKDFLEDYVERNQEDFDEFSEVDELYNTLPLDKVESLEDLAIIPPGLIKPAVTSTNQLSVSVQEPVEDTVSQDSNADNIPRTPPPKSGALSSSPASTPTGSHATPVSASVSTHNLPSVPSVLAIPGSNAVRGVTENAGAANSSSPVSLSASVKEEELASFPGRRPSPSLSDAGLVRGISRGGFSAPIPSSIPVSSSNVAPSNSALGAVPSVSDVTKRNILGADERIGSSGVVQPLVSPITNRLILPQAAKASDGSAPVDSSNASEAGIPGRAFSPSMVSGMQWRPGSSFQNQNEAGMFRGRTEIAPDQREKFLQRLQQVQQQGHSTMLGMPPLAGGNHKQFSAQQNPLLQQFNSQNSSVSSQAGPGLGVQPPVLGTVAPTTLQQQLNSIHQQSNQQPLMSSGQKEDASHPKVEDQQQQNIPDDSTADSTPNSGLVKNLMNEDDLSASYTIDSLAGVSGTSTEPAQVPRDIDLSPGQPLQSNQPSASLGVIGRRSVSDLGAIGDNLSGSTANSGGMHDQLYNLQMLDAAYYKLPQPKDSERARSYSPRHPAITPLSYPQAQAPIVNNPAFWERLGLEPYGTDTLFFAFYYQQNTYQQYLAAKELKKQSWRYHRKYNTWFQRHEEPKVATDEYEQGTYVYFDFHIANDDLQHGWCQRIKTEFTFEYNYLEDELIV